One window of the Enterobacter huaxiensis genome contains the following:
- the oppC gene encoding oligopeptide ABC transporter permease OppC: MMLSKKNSEALENFSEKLEVEGRSLWQDARRRFMHNRAAVASLVVLVIIALFVTLAPMLSQFTYFDTDWGMMSSAPDMESGHYFGTDSSGRDLLVRVAIGGRISLMVGIAAALVAVILGTLYGSLSGYLGGKVDSVMMRLLEILNSFPFMFFVILLVTFFGQNILLIFVAIGMVSWLDMARIVRGQTLSLKRKEFIEAAQVGGVSTGNIVVRHIVPNVLGVVVVYASLLVPSMILFESFLSFLGLGTQEPLSSWGALLSDGANSMEVSPWLLLYPAGFLVVTLFCFNFIGDGLRDALDPKDR, from the coding sequence ATGATGTTGAGTAAGAAAAACAGCGAGGCGCTGGAAAACTTCAGTGAAAAACTGGAAGTAGAAGGTCGCAGCCTCTGGCAGGACGCCCGTCGTCGTTTTATGCATAACCGTGCCGCCGTCGCCAGCCTGGTTGTTCTGGTGATCATTGCACTGTTTGTGACCCTGGCGCCGATGCTGTCACAATTCACCTATTTCGATACCGACTGGGGCATGATGTCCAGCGCGCCAGATATGGAGTCCGGTCACTATTTTGGTACCGATTCCTCGGGACGTGACCTGCTGGTCCGCGTGGCGATTGGTGGCCGTATCTCGTTGATGGTCGGAATTGCCGCCGCGCTGGTGGCCGTGATCCTCGGCACGCTTTACGGCTCGCTTTCCGGCTATTTAGGCGGAAAAGTGGACTCGGTGATGATGCGTCTGCTGGAGATCCTGAACTCCTTCCCGTTCATGTTTTTCGTGATCCTGCTGGTGACCTTCTTTGGTCAGAACATCCTGCTGATCTTCGTGGCCATCGGGATGGTGTCCTGGCTGGATATGGCGCGTATCGTACGTGGCCAGACGCTGAGCCTTAAACGCAAAGAGTTCATCGAAGCCGCACAGGTTGGGGGTGTTTCCACCGGCAATATCGTGGTTCGCCATATTGTCCCTAACGTGCTGGGCGTGGTCGTGGTGTATGCCTCACTGCTGGTACCAAGCATGATCCTGTTTGAATCTTTCCTGAGCTTCTTAGGCCTTGGCACGCAAGAGCCGCTGAGCAGCTGGGGCGCGCTGCTGAGTGATGGCGCAAACTCCATGGAAGTGTCACCGTGGCTGCTGCTATACCCGGCGGGTTTCCTGGTTGTGACCCTGTTTTGTTTCAACTTTATCGGCGATGGCCTGCGTGATGCCCTCGACCCGAAAGACCGTTAA
- a CDS encoding ABC transporter ATP-binding protein, which produces MTIIETATAPQAQQQSSLLLDVKDLRVTFKTPDGDVTAVNDLNFNLRAGETLGIVGESGSGKSQTAFALMGLLASNGVIGGSATFNGREILNLPENELNKLRAEQISMIFQDPMTSLNPYMRVGEQLMEVLMLHKGLGKAEAFEESVKMLDAVKMPEARKRMRMYPHEFSGGMRQRVMIAMALLCRPKLLIADEPTTALDVTVQAQIMTLLNELKREFNTAIIMITHDLGVVAGICDKVLVMYAGRTMEYGQARDVFYQPAHPYSIGLLNAVPRLDAEGESLLTIPGNPPNLLRLPKGCPFQPRCPHAMEICNSAPPLEAFAPGRLRACFKPYEELV; this is translated from the coding sequence ATGACAATTATTGAAACGGCCACAGCGCCACAGGCGCAGCAGCAGAGCTCGCTTCTGCTGGACGTTAAAGACCTCCGCGTAACGTTCAAAACGCCAGACGGGGATGTGACCGCCGTTAACGATCTCAATTTTAACCTGCGCGCAGGCGAAACGCTGGGGATCGTAGGGGAATCTGGCTCCGGGAAATCGCAAACGGCGTTCGCGCTGATGGGGCTGCTGGCGTCTAACGGTGTTATCGGAGGGTCTGCGACATTTAACGGTCGTGAAATCCTCAACCTGCCCGAGAACGAGCTGAACAAACTGCGCGCCGAGCAAATCTCGATGATCTTCCAGGATCCGATGACGTCGCTGAACCCGTACATGCGTGTGGGCGAACAGCTGATGGAAGTGCTGATGCTGCATAAAGGGCTGGGCAAGGCTGAAGCCTTTGAAGAGTCCGTTAAAATGCTGGATGCGGTAAAAATGCCGGAAGCGCGTAAGCGCATGCGCATGTATCCGCACGAGTTCTCCGGCGGTATGCGCCAGCGCGTAATGATTGCGATGGCGCTGCTCTGCAGGCCAAAGCTGCTGATTGCTGATGAACCGACGACCGCGCTGGACGTGACGGTCCAGGCGCAGATCATGACGCTGTTGAATGAGCTTAAGCGTGAATTCAATACGGCGATAATCATGATCACCCACGACCTGGGCGTGGTTGCAGGCATCTGTGACAAAGTGCTGGTGATGTATGCCGGACGCACCATGGAATATGGTCAGGCGCGCGATGTGTTCTATCAGCCTGCCCACCCGTATTCCATTGGTCTGCTGAATGCCGTACCGCGTCTGGATGCCGAAGGGGAATCTCTTCTGACGATCCCGGGTAACCCGCCGAACCTGCTGCGTTTGCCAAAAGGCTGTCCGTTCCAGCCACGCTGTCCACATGCGATGGAAATCTGCAATAGCGCTCCGCCGCTGGAGGCGTTTGCACCAGGCCGCCTGCGCGCCTGCTTTAAGCCGTATGAGGAGCTGGTATGA
- the oppF gene encoding murein tripeptide/oligopeptide ABC transporter ATP-binding protein OppF, with protein MNALDQKRNVLLEIADLKVHFDIKDGKQWFWQPAKTLKAVDGVTLRLYEGETLGVVGESGCGKSTFARAIIGLVKATDGKVAWLGKDLLGMKQDEWRAVRSDIQMIFQDPLASLNPRMTIGEIIAEPLRTYHPKMARQEVRDRVKAMMMKVGLLPNLINRYPHEFSGGQCQRIGIARALILEPKLIICDEPVSALDVSIQAQVVNLLQKLQREMGLSLIFIAHDLAVVKHISDRVLVMYLGHAVELGTYDEVYHNPLHPYTKALMSAVPVPDPDLEKNKTIQLLEGELPSPINPPSGCVFRTRCPMAGPECAQTRPVLEGSFRHAVSCLKVDPL; from the coding sequence ATGAACGCACTCGATCAAAAAAGAAATGTGCTGCTTGAAATCGCCGATCTGAAAGTACATTTCGACATTAAAGACGGCAAACAGTGGTTCTGGCAGCCGGCTAAAACCCTTAAAGCGGTCGATGGCGTCACGCTTCGCCTGTACGAAGGTGAAACCCTGGGCGTAGTAGGCGAGTCTGGCTGCGGTAAGTCGACGTTTGCCCGTGCGATTATCGGCCTGGTGAAAGCGACCGACGGTAAAGTGGCCTGGCTCGGCAAAGACCTGCTGGGTATGAAACAGGACGAATGGCGAGCAGTACGCAGCGATATTCAGATGATTTTCCAGGATCCGCTGGCGTCCCTGAACCCGCGTATGACCATCGGCGAGATTATTGCCGAGCCGCTGCGCACCTATCATCCTAAAATGGCGCGTCAGGAAGTGCGGGACCGCGTAAAGGCAATGATGATGAAAGTGGGGCTTTTACCCAACCTCATCAACCGCTACCCTCACGAGTTCTCCGGCGGCCAGTGCCAGCGTATCGGTATTGCGCGCGCGCTGATCCTGGAGCCGAAGCTGATCATCTGTGATGAACCGGTTTCCGCGCTGGACGTGTCAATTCAGGCGCAGGTGGTCAACCTGCTGCAAAAACTGCAGCGCGAAATGGGGCTGTCGTTAATCTTCATCGCGCACGACCTGGCGGTGGTGAAGCACATCTCTGACCGCGTGCTGGTGATGTACCTTGGCCATGCGGTAGAGCTGGGCACCTACGATGAGGTGTATCACAATCCGCTACATCCTTACACCAAAGCGCTGATGTCTGCGGTTCCGGTCCCGGACCCGGATCTGGAAAAGAATAAAACTATCCAGCTTCTGGAGGGTGAATTGCCTTCGCCGATAAATCCGCCTTCGGGCTGCGTATTCCGCACGCGATGCCCGATGGCCGGGCCAGAATGCGCGCAAACGCGGCCGGTTCTGGAAGGCAGTTTCCGCCATGCGGTTTCCTGCCTGAAAGTAGACCCGTTATAA
- a CDS encoding ion transporter, whose translation MMSALFFCEVKVSRLFTSARQRLYHILFDPKTVSGRRFEGVCGLFALLSVIIIFVESGAGTQYHLTFDEWHVFVWLELFVTLVFTLEYVLRVVSWPNPAKYVFSFWGLIDLATILPLYVMWLWPEISLSYVFAWRAMRVIRVLRILKLLRFMPSLRVFWSAIVSARHQLILFYSFIAIVMVVFGALMYLIEGPKYGFSTLNASVYWAIVTVTTVGYGDITPHTPLGRIVASVLILIGYSVIAIPTGLITTHMSSAFQSRKQQRKCPNCRQGEHEHSARFCNRCGSELPD comes from the coding sequence ATGATGTCAGCCCTATTTTTTTGCGAGGTTAAGGTGTCGCGATTGTTTACGTCGGCCCGTCAGCGGCTTTATCACATTTTATTCGATCCAAAAACGGTCTCCGGGCGTCGCTTCGAAGGGGTTTGCGGGTTATTCGCGCTGCTGAGCGTGATTATCATCTTCGTCGAGTCGGGAGCCGGGACGCAGTACCATCTGACGTTTGATGAATGGCACGTCTTTGTCTGGCTGGAGCTGTTTGTCACCCTGGTCTTTACTCTAGAATACGTGCTGAGGGTTGTCAGCTGGCCGAATCCGGCGAAATATGTCTTCAGCTTTTGGGGGCTAATTGATTTAGCCACTATCCTGCCGCTATACGTCATGTGGCTATGGCCGGAAATCAGCCTGAGTTATGTTTTTGCCTGGCGGGCAATGCGCGTTATTCGCGTGCTGCGTATTCTCAAACTGCTGCGATTCATGCCCTCGCTGCGGGTATTCTGGAGCGCTATAGTCAGCGCCCGTCATCAGCTGATCCTTTTCTACTCGTTCATCGCCATTGTGATGGTGGTTTTCGGCGCGCTGATGTACCTGATAGAGGGGCCGAAATACGGTTTTTCAACGCTGAATGCGTCCGTTTACTGGGCCATCGTGACGGTCACGACAGTAGGCTACGGCGATATCACGCCCCATACGCCGCTTGGGCGCATTGTGGCATCGGTATTGATTCTGATTGGTTATTCGGTGATTGCTATCCCTACGGGGTTAATTACTACCCATATGAGCAGTGCCTTTCAGAGCCGAAAGCAGCAGCGTAAATGTCCGAACTGTCGGCAGGGGGAACATGAGCATAGCGCGAGGTTTTGTAACCGCTGCGGAAGTGAATTACCGGATTAA
- a CDS encoding HI1450 family dsDNA-mimic protein — MEMDLNNRLTEDETLEQAYDIFLELAVDNLDPADVILFNLQFEERGGAELFDPAEDWAEHVDFDLNPDFFAEVVIGLADEDGGEINDIFARVLLCREKDHKLCHILWRE, encoded by the coding sequence ATGGAAATGGATCTGAACAATCGCCTGACCGAAGACGAAACGCTCGAGCAGGCCTATGACATTTTTCTCGAACTGGCGGTTGATAACCTCGATCCCGCAGACGTCATTCTCTTCAACCTTCAGTTTGAAGAGCGCGGCGGCGCCGAGCTGTTTGATCCAGCGGAAGACTGGGCTGAACATGTAGATTTCGACCTCAACCCTGACTTCTTTGCTGAGGTTGTCATCGGCCTGGCGGATGAAGACGGCGGCGAAATTAACGATATATTCGCGCGCGTCCTGCTCTGTCGTGAAAAAGACCACAAGCTGTGCCATATACTCTGGCGCGAATAA
- the cls gene encoding cardiolipin synthase gives MTTFYTVVSWLVILGYWLIIAGVTLRILMKRRAVPSAMAWLLIIYILPLVGIIAYLSFGELHLGKRRAERARAMWPSTAKWLNDLKACKHIFAEENSSVASSLFKLCERRQGIAGVKGNQLQLMTSSDDVMQALIRDIQLARHNIEMVFYIWQPGGMADQVAESLMAAARRGIHCRLMLDSAGSVAFFRSPWASMMRNAGIEVVEALKVNLLRVFLRRMDLRQHRKMILIDNYIAYTGSMNMVDPRFFKQDSGVGQWIDLMARMEGPVATSMGIVYSCDWEIETGKRILPPPPDGNIMPFEEASGHTIHTIASGPGFPEDLIHQALLTAAYSAREYLIMTTPYFVPSDDLLHAICTAAQRGVDVSIIMPRKNDSLLVGWASRAFFSELLAAGVKIYQFEGGLLHTKSVLVDGELSLVGTVNLDMRSLWLNFEITLVIDDAGFGGDLAAVQDDYISRSRLLDARLWVKRPLWQRIAERLFYFFSPLL, from the coding sequence ATGACAACCTTCTACACCGTGGTGAGTTGGCTGGTCATTTTGGGATACTGGCTAATAATCGCGGGGGTGACGTTACGCATCCTGATGAAGCGCCGGGCCGTCCCTTCTGCCATGGCCTGGCTTCTGATTATCTACATTCTGCCGCTGGTGGGCATTATTGCCTATCTCTCGTTTGGCGAGCTCCACCTGGGCAAACGCCGCGCCGAACGTGCCCGCGCCATGTGGCCCTCGACGGCAAAATGGCTTAACGATCTCAAAGCCTGCAAGCACATCTTTGCTGAAGAGAACAGCAGCGTTGCCTCATCGCTATTTAAACTCTGCGAACGTCGCCAGGGCATTGCGGGCGTTAAAGGCAATCAGCTGCAGTTAATGACCTCTTCTGATGACGTTATGCAGGCGCTAATACGGGATATACAGCTTGCTCGCCACAATATCGAGATGGTGTTTTATATCTGGCAACCGGGCGGCATGGCGGATCAGGTAGCGGAATCGCTGATGGCCGCCGCGCGACGGGGCATCCATTGCCGCCTGATGCTGGATTCCGCGGGCAGCGTTGCGTTTTTCCGCAGCCCGTGGGCAAGCATGATGCGTAATGCCGGGATTGAAGTAGTCGAGGCGCTAAAGGTGAACCTGCTGCGCGTTTTCCTGCGCCGTATGGACCTGCGCCAGCACCGCAAGATGATCCTGATCGATAACTATATTGCCTACACCGGCAGCATGAACATGGTTGACCCTCGCTTCTTCAAGCAGGACTCCGGTGTCGGACAGTGGATCGACCTCATGGCGCGCATGGAGGGACCCGTCGCAACATCAATGGGGATCGTTTATTCCTGCGACTGGGAAATCGAAACCGGAAAACGCATTTTGCCTCCGCCGCCCGACGGCAATATCATGCCGTTTGAAGAGGCCAGCGGGCATACCATTCACACTATCGCTTCCGGGCCGGGATTCCCCGAAGACCTGATCCATCAGGCGTTGCTTACCGCGGCCTACTCCGCGCGTGAGTACCTGATCATGACAACGCCCTACTTCGTGCCGAGCGACGATCTGCTGCACGCCATCTGTACCGCCGCGCAGCGCGGGGTCGATGTGAGCATTATTATGCCGCGCAAAAACGATTCGCTGCTGGTGGGGTGGGCAAGCCGGGCGTTCTTCAGCGAGCTGCTTGCTGCCGGGGTGAAAATCTACCAGTTTGAAGGTGGCCTGCTGCACACTAAGAGCGTGCTGGTCGACGGTGAACTGAGCCTGGTGGGTACCGTTAACCTGGATATGCGCAGCCTGTGGCTGAACTTTGAAATAACCCTGGTGATCGATGACGCCGGCTTCGGCGGCGATCTGGCGGCGGTTCAGGACGACTATATCTCCCGCTCCCGTCTGCTGGATGCAAGACTGTGGGTGAAACGTCCGCTGTGGCAGAGAATTGCCGAACGACTGTTTTACTTCTTCAGCCCGTTGCTGTAA
- a CDS encoding YciY family protein, whose product MKRSRTEVGRWRMLRQVSRRKARWLEAQSRRNMRIHAIRKCGLSRHRNALLFAVQDI is encoded by the coding sequence ATGAAGCGCAGTAGAACAGAAGTAGGGCGCTGGCGCATGTTGCGACAGGTGAGCCGTCGTAAGGCTCGTTGGCTGGAAGCACAATCCCGCCGCAATATGCGTATACACGCCATCAGAAAATGTGGGCTGAGCAGACACCGTAACGCGTTGCTGTTTGCAGTTCAGGATATCTGA
- a CDS encoding KPN_01571 family protein gives MNPYLWVFIVLLALDALRENLGLSSLLSLAESIFAWVIQSLN, from the coding sequence ATGAATCCATATCTCTGGGTATTTATTGTGCTTTTAGCGCTGGACGCGCTCAGGGAAAATTTAGGGCTGTCGTCACTTCTCTCTCTGGCTGAGTCTATTTTTGCCTGGGTGATACAGTCGCTTAACTAA
- a CDS encoding Exc2 family lipoprotein, with translation MKGKAIAVILGIAVLSGCAGTKTSPERHAYYFVSHKTSFTGGNFTSSVPENYRLNVPQFRELNARGKADRAEGRTLAEANEYAQSIRDQLKENAKSQQSFSGNANDKWSSDMDMKDAILFGNELAATYLDGYNGVQ, from the coding sequence ATGAAGGGAAAAGCGATCGCTGTAATCCTTGGGATTGCGGTATTAAGTGGCTGTGCCGGTACAAAAACTTCACCAGAAAGGCACGCGTATTATTTTGTCTCGCACAAAACCAGCTTCACTGGCGGTAATTTTACCTCTAGCGTGCCTGAAAATTACCGGCTGAACGTTCCGCAGTTCCGCGAGCTTAATGCACGGGGAAAAGCTGACCGTGCTGAAGGACGCACGCTGGCGGAAGCTAACGAATACGCACAAAGCATTCGTGACCAGCTGAAGGAAAATGCGAAATCTCAGCAGTCCTTCTCAGGCAATGCGAATGATAAATGGTCTTCGGATATGGATATGAAGGATGCCATTCTCTTTGGGAACGAACTAGCCGCGACTTATCTTGACGGCTATAACGGCGTACAATAG
- the leuE gene encoding leucine efflux protein LeuE, producing MFTEFGVLNFWTYVVGAFFIVLVPGPNTLFVLKTGIGHGVKKGYLAATGVFIGDAVLMFLAWAGVAALIQTTPVLFNIVRYLGAFYLLWLGGKMLWSVITHKSNAHEGGTEPASMIMKRSLVLSLTNPKAILFYVSFFVQFIDVRAENTGTSFLILATTLELISFMYMSFLIFSGAFVTRYLKTKKKLAKLGNGLIGLLFVGFAARLASLH from the coding sequence GTGTTTACGGAGTTTGGAGTACTGAATTTCTGGACCTATGTCGTCGGCGCGTTTTTCATCGTGCTGGTTCCCGGTCCGAATACCCTGTTTGTGCTGAAAACAGGGATTGGTCATGGGGTTAAAAAAGGTTACCTCGCGGCTACCGGTGTGTTCATCGGCGATGCCGTTCTGATGTTTCTGGCCTGGGCTGGCGTCGCCGCACTGATCCAGACCACACCCGTTCTGTTCAATATTGTTCGCTACCTTGGCGCGTTCTATCTTCTGTGGCTCGGCGGGAAAATGCTGTGGTCGGTAATTACTCATAAGAGCAACGCGCACGAGGGCGGTACCGAACCGGCAAGCATGATCATGAAACGCTCGCTGGTGTTGAGCCTGACGAATCCAAAGGCGATTCTCTTTTACGTTTCGTTCTTCGTGCAGTTTATTGATGTACGCGCGGAAAACACCGGCACCTCATTCCTGATCCTTGCCACCACGCTGGAATTGATTAGCTTTATGTATATGAGCTTCCTGATCTTCTCCGGGGCATTTGTCACTCGTTACCTTAAAACGAAAAAGAAACTGGCAAAGCTGGGGAACGGGCTGATTGGCCTGCTGTTCGTGGGGTTTGCGGCAAGGCTGGCGTCGCTGCATTGA
- a CDS encoding YciI family protein yields MLYVIYSEDVADSLEKRLSVRPAHLARLQLLQDEGRLVTAGPMPAVDSNDPGAAGFAGSTVIAEFESLEAANAWAEADPYVAAGVYAKVTVRPYKKVF; encoded by the coding sequence GTGCTTTACGTGATTTATTCCGAAGATGTCGCTGATTCCCTGGAAAAACGTCTCTCCGTGCGCCCTGCCCACCTGGCGCGCCTGCAGCTTTTGCAGGATGAAGGCAGATTGGTTACCGCAGGTCCGATGCCTGCCGTCGACAGCAACGATCCCGGCGCTGCGGGTTTTGCAGGATCAACGGTGATTGCCGAGTTCGAGTCTCTCGAAGCCGCCAACGCCTGGGCAGAAGCCGACCCCTATGTTGCCGCCGGCGTTTACGCAAAGGTAACGGTACGACCTTATAAGAAAGTGTTCTGA
- the tonB gene encoding TonB system transport protein TonB has translation MTLDLPRRFPWPTLLSVVIHGAVVAGLLYTSVHQVIEMPAPAQPISVTMVSPADLEPPQVTPPPPEPVAEPEPEPEPIPEPPKEAPVVIHKPEPKPKPKPKPKPVKKVEERPKREERPVEPRATQPVENAAPSRPVMNNSPTAAKPTVTAPAGPRALSRNQPQYPSRAQALRIEGRVRVKFDVTSDGRVENVEILSAQPSNMFERDVKSAMRKWRYEPGKPGRGLIVNIVFRLNGGAQME, from the coding sequence ATGACCCTGGATTTACCTCGCCGCTTTCCATGGCCGACACTGCTGTCAGTCGTTATTCACGGTGCTGTCGTGGCAGGTCTGCTCTATACTTCGGTTCATCAGGTTATTGAAATGCCAGCGCCCGCGCAGCCAATTTCTGTGACCATGGTATCGCCCGCAGATCTTGAACCGCCGCAGGTTACGCCTCCACCGCCAGAGCCGGTTGCTGAACCCGAGCCAGAGCCAGAACCGATTCCGGAGCCACCTAAAGAAGCCCCGGTAGTGATCCACAAACCGGAGCCGAAGCCAAAACCTAAGCCGAAGCCAAAACCGGTGAAGAAGGTCGAGGAACGCCCGAAACGTGAAGAACGTCCGGTAGAGCCTCGCGCGACGCAGCCTGTCGAGAATGCTGCGCCATCACGTCCGGTAATGAATAATTCTCCGACGGCCGCTAAGCCGACGGTTACGGCTCCTGCCGGTCCGCGCGCTCTGAGTCGTAACCAGCCGCAGTATCCGTCACGAGCCCAGGCACTGCGTATTGAAGGACGAGTACGTGTGAAGTTTGACGTTACGTCGGACGGTCGCGTTGAGAACGTTGAAATTCTGTCTGCCCAGCCTTCTAATATGTTTGAGCGCGACGTGAAATCGGCGATGCGCAAATGGCGTTATGAACCCGGAAAGCCCGGTCGCGGATTGATTGTGAACATTGTCTTCCGCCTGAACGGCGGGGCACAGATGGAATAA
- the yciA gene encoding acyl-CoA thioester hydrolase YciA: MTINDAPQGELVLRTLAMPADTNANGDIFGGWLMSQMDMGGAILAKEIAHGRVVTVRVDGMTFLRPVAVGDVVCCYARCVKRGNTSISINIEVWVKKVSSEPIGQRYKATEALFIYVAVDNEGKPRQFPKA; the protein is encoded by the coding sequence ATGACAATAAACGACGCCCCTCAGGGCGAACTGGTTTTACGCACGCTGGCAATGCCTGCGGATACGAATGCCAACGGCGATATTTTTGGCGGCTGGTTAATGTCGCAAATGGATATGGGAGGCGCAATCCTGGCAAAAGAGATTGCGCACGGGAGAGTGGTGACGGTCCGGGTAGACGGTATGACCTTCCTGCGTCCGGTGGCCGTGGGTGATGTGGTGTGCTGCTATGCGCGATGCGTTAAACGCGGCAACACGTCAATCTCCATCAATATCGAAGTGTGGGTGAAGAAGGTTTCATCCGAACCGATTGGACAGCGTTACAAAGCTACAGAAGCGCTGTTTATTTACGTGGCGGTCGACAACGAGGGTAAACCTCGGCAGTTCCCTAAAGCCTGA